One stretch of Pseudovibrio brasiliensis DNA includes these proteins:
- a CDS encoding GNAT family N-acetyltransferase: MLPKARLIDPLSISVPERVQTKHLHILKPTENTAVQLAKARAESFEELLPWFHEVMGDRDQEASQSWQTTQLAEQIRLFDLREWLPFSIFHDGKFIGFIELLPIWRRGQFRLTYWIRSQWAQRGYGSEAVSAMVVVAFDALSARLVTNGHAEPNEGSARLARKLGFKEFARTPLACELPDGSLVSGVAYALQNADHLRVPEVRWS; this comes from the coding sequence ATGTTGCCAAAGGCGCGTCTTATAGACCCTCTTTCCATCTCAGTGCCTGAACGGGTGCAGACAAAGCACTTGCATATCTTGAAGCCCACTGAGAACACAGCGGTGCAGCTTGCTAAAGCACGGGCTGAAAGCTTTGAGGAGCTTTTGCCGTGGTTCCATGAAGTGATGGGAGACAGGGATCAGGAAGCGAGCCAAAGTTGGCAGACAACACAACTGGCTGAGCAAATACGATTATTTGACCTGAGAGAGTGGTTGCCATTCAGTATTTTTCATGATGGTAAGTTCATTGGCTTTATAGAGCTTTTGCCGATCTGGCGGCGCGGCCAGTTCAGGCTGACTTACTGGATACGCTCTCAGTGGGCACAGCGTGGGTATGGTTCTGAAGCCGTAAGCGCGATGGTCGTGGTTGCCTTTGATGCATTGTCAGCGCGACTGGTAACCAACGGACACGCTGAACCAAACGAAGGGAGCGCACGACTTGCCCGAAAACTGGGGTTCAAGGAATTTGCTCGAACCCCGCTTGCCTGCGAGTTGCCCGATGGTTCTCTCGTTTCAGGAGTGGCCTACGCGCTTCAAAACGCAGACCACCTGAGAGTTCCCGAAGTTCGCTGGAGCTAA
- a CDS encoding ADP-ribosylglycohydrolase family protein produces MSQHAVKAHSLLGAFVADAASLGLHWLYDVERIHHVTQEQHDSAAFVPLTPSYFEGVPAYFAHANRRDGQFTQYGENLHLALQHLLAHDKHLKMEEFQQAFAAHFGAGGTYNGYIDRPTRGTLENIANEKLTPSGVDDDQLPALSKIPAVLFAYDQSDQMQDQVEAIIRSTNDNEESVAYGFVFADLLDRVVNGEDLQDALAAATDSAHPDIQSKLKAALEATETDSVSYGETTGRACHLEMGVPLSFHILKSTASYREAIEINILAGGDSAGRSILIGAVLGAIHGLDTEKGIPLSWILKVQNNAHLWQECCELTGHS; encoded by the coding sequence ATGAGCCAGCATGCGGTTAAGGCGCACAGCCTTCTTGGTGCATTTGTTGCGGATGCGGCGTCACTTGGGCTGCACTGGCTTTATGATGTTGAGCGCATTCACCATGTCACGCAGGAACAGCACGATTCCGCTGCCTTTGTTCCGCTAACACCATCCTACTTTGAGGGCGTACCAGCCTACTTCGCCCATGCCAACCGGCGGGATGGTCAGTTCACCCAATACGGTGAAAACCTGCATCTGGCACTTCAACACCTGCTGGCGCATGACAAACACCTGAAAATGGAAGAGTTTCAGCAGGCTTTCGCCGCGCATTTCGGTGCTGGCGGCACTTACAACGGTTACATCGACCGCCCAACTCGTGGCACGCTGGAAAACATCGCCAATGAAAAGCTGACACCTTCCGGTGTTGATGATGATCAGCTCCCGGCCCTCTCCAAAATCCCTGCAGTGCTGTTTGCCTACGACCAGAGCGATCAGATGCAGGATCAGGTGGAAGCCATCATCCGCTCCACCAATGACAACGAAGAATCCGTTGCCTACGGCTTTGTGTTTGCAGACCTTCTGGACCGCGTGGTCAATGGCGAAGATCTGCAGGACGCTTTGGCAGCAGCGACCGACAGCGCGCATCCTGACATCCAGAGCAAACTGAAGGCTGCGCTGGAAGCAACAGAAACGGACTCCGTCAGCTACGGCGAGACCACAGGCCGCGCGTGCCATCTGGAAATGGGCGTCCCACTCAGCTTCCACATTCTGAAGAGTACGGCCTCTTATCGCGAAGCCATTGAGATCAACATTCTAGCAGGTGGTGACAGCGCCGGACGCTCCATCCTGATCGGCGCGGTGCTCGGTGCCATCCACGGTCTGGACACCGAAAAAGGCATCCCGCTCTCATGGATCCTAAAGGTGCAAAACAACGCCCACCTCTGGCAAGAATGCTGCGAACTAACGGGGCATAGTTAG